The Capsicum annuum cultivar UCD-10X-F1 chromosome 1, UCD10Xv1.1, whole genome shotgun sequence sequence TCAAGATGTTCTTTGGCTTTTAAATATGACTCTGACTCTTTAATTGTCATGGTTTGATTAACAAGGGTGGATTGTACTTAGTCATAAGAAGTCGCCAGCCAAAAGAAAAACCTCAATAAATTCTGCAAAGGGAAAATATCTGCCCTCATTCCACTCATGTCATTGAGTATAACTTCGACGTCATCTTGAATAAAGGAAGCACGATTCAGAGTAAGGCCTGCAAGTTTGGTACGGATACTAGCTCAAGCCTTCATGATAAATTCCCTTTTAAGCTCTAAAATAACTTTTTTGCCATCAAATATAGACATGGTCACCACTGGTTGCCGAGAAATGTTTTGACTCTATATTTGCTTTAACTTTACCGCAAGGGTTAGAGATGACCTCTTTGGAGGACAAAAGTAACTCTCTTGAGTCTGGACCTGCTACAGACTCGTTGCTATCTTGCGGCTTACTTTGGTGAAGATCTTCTAGAATTTGAACATCGTTTGGCTGCacacacaaataaaaaacatcatatGAGGGCTATATAAAAGCAAATCATATACTTTGAAATAGTACAGAGTTAAGTCATTACCTTCTCGATGGCTGATGGAGTTTTCGATGAACTAGCAAGAATCTCCACATGGGAATTGGAATCACCTTGATTTTCCAAGGATGGTTTTACTTTCTTCCAACAACGATCTCCATGACTACTATCACTCTCGTCTTGGTATGGTCATTTATTGAAAGCCGATTAAGGCAGGCAATTTCTCTTTCTGAGTTTCTGCAGGTGGAGGTCCTTTGACTCTGTACGGAATGACTACCTTAGTTGTCAAAACTGGAGGCTTAACCACTATTGGGACCTCCTTTCCATGTCCATGAGGAGTGTCGATAATAGAACCTACAACACTCACCAAGATTGCAAGTTAGCTTCAAGAAAGTTCCCATGAACTTTGTCCCACCAAGATTTATACGAAGTAGAGGAATGCTTTCGCGCATTAGGTGTGGCCATAGGAAAAGTAGTCTTTGCCATGGATCCATGTAACACATAGATGCGATAAAATCTGAGCCCTTCATCAAGTGATGCACTGCGAATATCATTTGCTAAGCTACCTGGGAGGCTTTGATAAAATCCAAACTGACGGCTAAATCAATGCGGGCTATATGGCTCAAGGATGAATGAGTCTTCATACTTGAAAGGGAGAAATTTAAAACGAAGGCTCATGAAGTAACTTATCTCTGAATCAGCTTCTTTATCATTATCCATAAAATAACGAATACCGGACTTGTTCGGCATGGTAGAAGTCCAAGAAATATTATCTCCTCGATAGATACGCTTTCTGGCATGCTCTTCATCAAAATATCTTGCAGCACCTTCTCCAAAATATGCTACCATTAGTGGAACGGATATCCgattaggaaaagaaaaatgtgTCTTGAAATAGTAAGCAAGCCAACCATACACATAATGGATTGGAAAGGGTATTTTGATGTGCTCAAGTTGCGAACCTTTGGTAATCCTGTTTAAACCATTATAAATATTTGACAAGGCAGGAACGGCAAGACCAAAAGTTTTCTTATTGGCTATCATAGCCACAATTCTAAAAGTTCCCGGACGAATGAAATCTCCATCCTTAGAAGGAAATACAAAGAAGAATAACCAACATGATAAAAATACTGCCAAATATGTATCAACCCTATGTCCATACCCTACTCCAAGTGTAGTGAATGTCGCATCATCTGTACTTGACCACTTTGCTGCGCTAGGAATAGTTCcagttgggttatgtgttgacttCAAGCAAATGGATTTTTTCTCCTTCCTCACTGGAGCCGCTTCATATCTCAAGACTCTTTTGCACTAAAACTTTATCCACTTGCTAAGAGTAACTCTCAGATTATGAGACTCTCCTTCTTGAAGACGCTGAAAGTCTAAAAATAAAAACTCGCAGGTACGGGGGATGAATCTCTCATTCTTCTCATCGACACCGGTGAGCTCTTTGAATTCAGGTACTACTTCTTCATAAGGAAGACCTCCGATAAGTAGGCCCCCAATTTCATGTAAATCCCAAGATGTCAACAACGTATTTGTCCTTGAACATCATGCTTCAAAAAAGGCTTGCAATATGTTTGAACTTCGATCATAGGTAAATAAAGAAGCATAAACAGCATTATATACTTTTGCTGCTTTCAGAGTTTGTTGGCTTCTAGCCAAAACAACCTCAGCCCATTCCCAATATCCTTGAATATGACGAAATTCACCTTCTATCTCCATGGCACTTCCCCAACGTATATCTCCCTGAAGTATTCGATGCCCTAGGCAAGGAAGGGTGCTCACAATATTTAATTGACGTTGATTCGGAGCCTGAAGAGTCCATACTTTAACGGATCGATTAGAACCAAGGTCATGTTCGGAAGTCCAGTTCGGCATATGAAGGGAATTCACCAAAGGCAACCATAGATCTGCACACCTACTGACTAGTGGAGTGTAGGTCAATAGCTTGGATAAAATTGTACCATCATCAGCCTCAATAAGAAGATACTTGTTGTTGGAAAATGGAAAGGTATAATCCTTAAAGTGAACCATTACTGCAATCTGCATAAACAAGGAGGTTTAATTAAAAACAAGTTGAAGTTGGACAAAATACCTGTACAAACAGCTGCTGACAAAAGGTTCCTCTATGTTGTGGCTTTAttcaaagaaaaaggaaattgacACCACCTTGAAGACAAATTGGTcgatcttagagtgtacggaggcgaatTTAAACTCTCGCACTCTAAGCCAGTTGttgcaaagtcagcatcttgaagtcaaattggtcggtcttagagtgtacggaggtgaagttaaactctcgcaccctaagccgattgttggaaagtcagcatcttgaagtcaaattgatcggtcttagagtgtacggaggtgaagttaaactttCGCACCCTAAGCCAATTGttgcaaagtcagcatcttgaagtcaaattggtcggtcttagagtacggaggcgaagttaaactctcgcaccctaagccgattgttgcagaGCCACCATCTTagagtcaaattggtcggtcttagagtgtacggaggcgaagttaaactctcgcaccctaatccgattgtttcaaaaccaccatcttagagtcaaattggtcggtattagagtgtacggaggtgaAATTagactctcgcaccctaagccgattgttgaatattattatttgtttcaaTCCTaatgaaaagaaaaggaaagagaacAAAGCAATAAcaaacaaattaagaaaaaaagtgtgtgtgtggggggggggggagaaaatTTACCTCGCGAATTGAAAGCAACTGCCAAAAGGACAACAAAAAGGGGACCTTCACAACTACTCGTTGAACAGAGACAAAATTTATGGATATTTATAAGAATTGTAGGGCGGTTTATAGTCCTAATCCttgataaatttgaagaaaaacataCCAACTTTGATAAAAGATGGACTGACAGGCGTGAACGTGAAGTCCCAATTCACGTTGGAATAGTCAAAGTGAGCATTGTTTGTCTTCTAAGACAAATAGGAATGCAATTAATGACATTAAATGCCCTTAACAAACAAAAGAGACCCAAATGTTGGGCTTGCACGTGACcagagaaaaaaaaatgtatattttaaaaaaaaaatgttaattcATGGCCCATatgttgttgtaacatattttgGTTTATgatactttttttaatatatacatattatagacattaaaattatcaaattgcTACTTCAAGCCAAGTATTCAAAATATTACATATCCCGACAAGTGTTGAAGTAGGGAGTATTTTGTGgaccataaaattttattaaattgaaattcgtgTGAAATTTGagttatattaaatttaaaaatatattagtcccaaataaatattgtggattaatataattgaattaattatttaagtccagacatatatatatatttaaataaagtttaatttttattggatcagtccattaatttgggttaCAAATAATAAACCCACTTtgttaagcccaagatattgtcatattttagaggcccaaataagcgtcacgtgtcaaatgacgaggcatgccaagtcaagtgaaggagctaATAGGATCGTGCCACATGCCAAAATGATGTAGTAGGCCTaatgaaatcaaagcccataaaaggcgccacgtcacttgaatttgattggtcaaaaggATTCCATCTTTATCATGATTCTTCCCtttcacaactataaataggggtctcataattcagaaaagtgACACCCCCAGAATTCTAACAAggagcaagagaaagctcgtggatcaaacgccatAATTTCTCAAAAAAGTTCAGGCATTCAAATCaaattcatcaagattcaagatctagaccgcaatattcaagaacaagctcaaaagcccttgaattcaagtacaagcttaaaagcccttgaattcaagcacaagtcaacatcaagtccctcaagtccctcaagtccaacaaatcaagttcaaattcaagattaagcttcaaacccttgaatttatatttgaaaaggcgaatcagaggattcatagagattataacactcgcattgaaatgaataaaattgattgttgcaatattttcttgtctcgaattatttatttttcgcactcaaaaattttactgtccaacagtcattaaataatatcaaataaaaaaataaaaagatatgcCGCATAGATTAAAACATTTATAACGGAGGAAACATTTGCTTAAATGCGGTGCACATTGATCTTGGAGAAGATCTAGTGGTAATAAAGAATTATGAAGATATTAGTAACGTAAAAATTGATTATGTAGATATTAATAATATGAAAATtctctattttatgttttattcaatataaaattatacataatttttctttttaactcaTGTAGTCTTTGTTTTTTACATGAACTGCGAGTGTCATGTGCGTTTAGCGGTGATCACAATTCTTCACATTTTTTAAACTTAGTGTACAATCAAGTATGGGGGAGTAATTAAACATTCATACGTTGATCTTTACTTTTTCACTTTCTTATTAATACTGAGATTAACAAATAgtaaatgattaaaataattttattatattattttttaaatataataaattttatattttagaaactGCATTAGATAATGAATCATATTTAATGTTAAGGATAACATGGATAGaaacaaataaattattcattgattttataaTCTGAACAAGTATTATTAGATATCTTAAAATAACaaagtggacaagtaaagatggacgAAGGAAATAGTGCTCACCTCTCAAAAAAAGATTAGTTACTTCGTTCGTTTAATAATATTTGTTTACTATTGAACTAACACatatgttaaaaaataataatagaggtAATTTTACTTTACcactctttgaatataattaattaattatgttgTATAATATATTGGATAATGGATATTTTCTCCACCTCAAAAAGTATGACCTATTTTCGTTTTTAGTCTATTTAGAAAAGAAtgaccatttctttttttttttttggcaatacttcaATTTAAACTTTTCACTTGAGCATATTTAACAACATAAGATTAAATGACATtctggtacatttgacataacgttaatttaagaccacaagatttaaaaattttctttattttcttaaactccgtgtcaagtcaaaatatgtcattcttttcGAAACGGAGGAAATAGTTTACTACCAAGGGTAAGATGGGGAAAATTGGGTAAATTATCATTAATTTTTCCAAATTAGACAAGTACGATTGGATATATATTTTTAACATAGTAAACAAGTATGTTACCAAGGAAGACTAACTGCCAATAGATCTAGTTAACCTAGAGTAGGCtaaatttttataaaaccaaCTCAAATAATCAAACTTGTCAAAGGTGTTCTTCTTCAATACGTGTGTAAGATGGAGTTCGATTCAGTGTTGTTGTATACAGCTTTAGGGGTAGGGATATTAACCCTTTGTAATATGCTAAAGCATGTAAATGGGTTATTTTATACTATCAAATTTTGTTCAAGCAAATATCACTTGCCTCCAGGTGACATGGGCTGGCCATTCATAGGCAACATGATTCTTTTCATGAAAAGTTTCAAAACTTATGGCAATCCTGGCTCATTTGTATCTTACTTTGTTACTAAGTAAGTTTcgatttatttgtttatttgaaaTTCTGAATTCTCCTCTGGTCACTCACGGACATTGTACTTTGATTTTGTTTTCTCCAATATATTCGTTGAAGGTTTGGACCAGTGGGGATGTACAAGGCATACTTGTTCGGGTCACCAAGTATCATTGTGACAACACCAGAAGTATGTAAGAAAATCTTTATGGATGATGATAATTTCGATAGAGGGAAATCGAACTCAGCTTCTAGTACAGCTTCAAACCAAGAAGACAAGCGTCTACGTAGAATAACAACAGTTCATATAAGGACTCATGGATCGTTGTCCTTCTACTTTGATCGTATAAATGAAATCGTGAAGAATTCACTTGAGAAATTTGCTGCCAAGGAAGAAGCAATCTATGTATTCCCGGAGTTGAAAAAGCCTGCATTTGAGGTGCTTATGCTAATTCTTATAGGTGGCTATGAGACTTCACAAAAACTTCTTGATGTTGTGTTCGAGGAGACTGCTATATTGATTCGGGGTTTTCATGGAATGCCAATTAATATCCCTGGATTTGCTTACAACAGGGCAATGAAGGTAACTTCTAGTGCTTATTCATTGTTGATTCAACAAAATAGAAAGAGAGATTTCTTCATTCTTATAAGTGCTCGAATTCAAGAGCTCTGGTTTAAATCTTGAAGTTACCGATGGGGTAAAAGTTTACACACACCTGATGTTTATATCAAACAAATATCATGTATAACACTTCGGGTTAATTTATTGGTGCTTATTTAGGATATTGTTTAATTTAGATTTCTTGTTTAGAAATTTTAGGTTGctgaagatttttatttttttaatccctTTTTGATCCCATGTTGACTCAAACCCACAACGCCACAACCTTAGGGTTGGCGATGGAGGATGCTTATCATCTAAGCAACCCCTCTCGTCGGTTGTTTAAGTTTTATTCTTTGTATGTTTGCAGGCTCAAGGAGTAATAACACAGATGTTTAAGATGATATTAGATGAAAGAAAATTGATGATCGCAGAAAATAAAGTAAGGCCAGTGTCCAACATGTTGGATATGATGTTAGATGCCCAAGATATTGATGGAGGAAAAGGATTAAGTGATGACACAATTGTTGGATTGCTACTCCAGTATACATTTGCTGGTTATGAATCTGTTGCTAAGGTTGCCTCAAAGACAATTATGCATTTGGAAAAACATCCTGACATCTTGCACAAAGCAAAAGTAACCACTCCCTctgttttattttatatctttagtgtCGTTTGGTAAAGTGTATGAGAAGAGTACTAGATAGGACGTATTAGTAATGCggagattatttcttatttacTGTTTGGTTTAGGAACGAGTGTTAAAAGTAAAGTTAATGAGAATGTTAAGCTGAAAAATTGTTGTACACATANNNNNNNNNNNNNNNNNNNNNNNNNNNNNNNNNNNNNNNNNNNNNNNNNNNNNNNNNNNNNNNNNNNNNNNNNNNNNNNNNNNNNNNNNNNNNNNNNNNNNNNNNNNNNNNNNNNNNNNNNNNNNNNNNNNNNNNNNNNNNNNNNNNNNNNNNNNNNNNNNNNNNNNNNNNNNNNNNNNNNNNNNNNNNNNNNNNNNNNNNNNNNNNNNNNNNNNNNNNNNNNNNNNNNNNNNNNNNNNNNNNNNNNNNNNNNNNNNNNNNNNNNNNNNNNNNNNNNNNNNNNNNNNNNNNNNNNNNNNNNNNNNNNNNNNNNNNNNNNNNNNNNNNNNNNNNNNNNNNNNNNNNNNNNNNNNNNNNNNNNNNNNNNNNNNNNNNNNNNNNNNNNNNNNNNNNNNNNNNNNNNNNNNNNNNNNNNNNNNNNNNNNNNNNNNNNNNNNNNNNNNNNNNNNNNNNNNNNNNNNNNNNNNNNNNNNNNNNNNNNNNNNNNNNNNNNNNNNNNNNNNNNNNNNNNNNNNNNNNNNNNNNNNNNNNNNNNNNNNNNNNNNNNNNNNNNNNNNNNNNNNNNNNNNNNNNNNNNNNNNNNNNNNNNNNNNNNNNNNNNNNNNNNNNNNNNNNNNNNNNNNNNNNNNNNNNNNNNNNNNNNNNNNNNNNNNNNNNNNNNNNNNNNNNNNNNNNNNNNNNNNNNNNNNNNNNNNNNNNNNNNNNNNNNNNNNNNNNNNNNNNNNNNNNNNNNNNNNNNNNNNNNNNNNNNNNNNNNNNNNNNNNNNNNNNNNNNNNNNNNNNNNNNNNNNNNNNNNNNNNNNNNNNNNNNNNNNNNNNNNNNNNNNNNNNNNNNNNNNNNNNNNNNNNNNNNNNNNNNNNNNNNNNNNNNNNNNNNNNNNNNNNNNNNNNNNNNNNNNNNNNNNNNNNNNNNNNNNNNNNNNNNNNNNNNNNNNNNNNNNNNNNNNNNNNNNNNNNNNNNNNNNNNNNNNNNNNNNNNNNNNNNNNNNNNNNNNNNNNNNNNNNNNNNNNNNNNNNNNNNNNNNNNNNNNNNNNNNNNNNNNNNNNNNNNNNNNNNNNNNNNNNNNNNNNNNNNNNNNNNNNNNNNNNNNNNNNNNNNNNNNNNNNNNNNNNNNNNNNNNNNNNNNNNNNNNNNNNNNNNNNNNNNNNNNNNNNNNNNNNNNNNNNNNNNNNNNNNNNNNNNNNNNNNNNNNNNNNNNNNNNNNNNNNNNNNNNNNNNNNNNNNNNNNNNNNNNNNNNNNNNNNNNNNNNNNNNNNNNNNNNNNNNNNNNNNNNNNNNNNNNNNNNNNNNNNNNNNNNNNNNNNNNNNNNNNNNNNNNNNNNNNNNNNNNNNNNNNNNNNNNNNNNNNNNNNNNNNNNNNNNNNNNNNNNNNNNNNNNNNNNNNNNNNNNNNNNNNNNNNNNNNNNNNNNNNNNNNNNNNNNNNNNNNNNNNNNNNNNNNNNNNNNNNNNNNNNNNNNNNNNNNNNNNNNNNNNNNNNNNNNNNNNNNNNNNNNNNNNNNNNNNNNNNNNNNNNNNNNNNNNNNNNNNNNNNNNNNNNNNNNNNNNNNNNNNNNNNNNNNNNNNNNNNNNNNNNNNNNNNNNNNNNNNNNNNNNNNNNNNNNNNNNNNNNNNNNNNNNNNNNNNNNNNNNNNNNNNNNNNNNNNNNNNNNNNNNNNNNNNNNNNNNNNNNNNNNNNNNNNNNNNNNNNNNNNNNNNNNNNNNNNNNNNNNNNNNNNNNNNNNNNNNNNNNNNNNNNNNNNNNNNNNNNNNNNNNNNNNNNNNNNNNNNNNNNNNNNNNNNNNNNNNNNNNNNNNNNNNNNNNNNNNNNNNNNNNNNNNNNNNNNNNNNNNNNNNNNNNNNNNNNNNNNNNNNNNNNNNNNNNNNNNNNNNNNNNNNNNNNNNNNNNNNNNNNNNNNNNNNNNNNNNNNNNNNNNNNNNNNNNNNNNNNNNNNNNNNNNNNNNNNNNNNNNNNNNNNNNNNNNNNNNNNNNNNNNNNNNNNNNNNNNNNNNNNNNNNNNNNNNNNNNNNNNNNNNNNNNNNNNNNNNNNNNNNNNNNNNNNNNNNNNNNNNNNNNNNNNNNNNNNNNNNNNNNNNNNNNNNNNNNNNNNNNNNNNNNNNNNNNNNNNNNNNNNNNNNNNNNNNNNNNNNNNNNNNNNNNNNNNNNNNNNNNNNNNNNNNNNNNNNNNNNNNNNNNNNNNNNNNNNNNNNNNNNNNNNNNNNNNNNNNNNNNNNNNNNNNNNNNNNNNNNNNNNNNNNNNNNNNNNNNNNNNNNNNNNNNNNNNNNNNNNNNNNNNNNNNNNNNNNNNNNNNNNNNNNNNNNNNNNNNNNNNNNNNNNNNNNNNNNNNNNNNNNNNNNNNNNNNNNNNNNNNNNNNNNNNNNNNNNNNNNNNNNNNNNNNNNNNNNNNNNNNNNNNNNNNNNNNNNNNNNNNNNNNNNNNNNNNNNNNNNNNNNNNNNNNNNNNNNNNNNNNNNNNNNNNNNNNNNNNNNNNNNNNNNNNNNNNNNNNNNNNNNNNNNNNNNNNNNNNNNNNNNNNNNNNNNNNNNNNNNNNNNNNNNNNNNNNNNNNNNNNNNNNNNNNNNNNNNNNNNNNNNNNNNNNNNNNNNNNNNNNNNNNNNNNNNNNNNNNNNNNNNNNNNNNNNNNNNNNNNNNNNNNNNNNNNNNNNNNNNNNNNNNNNNNNNNNNNNNNNNNNNNNNNNNNNNNNNNNNNNNNNNNNNNNNNNNNNNNNNNNNNNNNNNNNNNNNNNNNNNNNNNNNNNNNNNNNNNNNNNNNNNNNNNNNNNNNNNNNNNNNNNNNNNNNNNNNNNNNNNNNNNNNNNNNNNNNNNNNNNNNNNNNNNNNNNNNNNNNNNNNNNNNNNNNNNNNNNNNNNNNNNNNNNNNNNNNNNNNNNNNNNNNNNNNNNNNNNNNNNNNNNNNNNNNNNNNNNNNNNNNNNNNNNNNNNNNNNNNNNNNNNNNNNNNNNNNNNNNNNNNNNNNNNNNNNNNNNNNNNNNNNNNNNNNNNNNNNNNNNNNNNNNNNNNTATGTGTACAACAAGACAGATAAATTGAAATGAATAGAATGTTTGCTTTGGCGATATTCTTCTACATTTCTTCGTGTGCTGGGTGGTTTAGTTAGCCATTGAAAGCTAAGGATGTTAAAGTGTGTGAACTTCAGCCTCATCTAAAAAATTAGTCTCTatgtgctctaataccatgttaaaGTGTATGTTACCACCTCATCAAAAAAGTTAACCTACTACAAAAAAGCAATACTTCTATTTATTTAATTGTGTATTTCAACAAATAGTCTTGTATAATTACTTGACGATAGATTGAACTGCCAAATGTTATGATAacttctttttctctatttttcttcagGAGGAACAAGAGGAAATAGTTAGGAGAAGACCATCTTCAAGTGCAGGTCTTAATTTCGACGAAATTAGACAGATGAAGTATCTTAGTAAGGTAAGATCTAACTAATTCTTCTTTTATTAAGAGCATAGGCGGCTCAATAAAATTGTTGGTCTTATTAAGTGCTTATATCTCTTTTGATATTGTAAGGTACTTGATGAAACATTGCGTGTTAACAGCCTCATACCAATCTTTAGAGTGGCAAAAACAACTGTTAACTTAAATGGTTCGTACTCACTTCTCGAGTTTTTCTAGTATTTATATCCTTCTCGGATCCAGCGATACACTGTACTACAAAAGAAATGGTATTAGCTATGAACTTCATTGCTAACTTGCTCGGAACTAACCGAATTTTATGATAATCTCTTGCTAATTTGTTCTAAATAGGGTTAAAAACAATTTTTGTCTATTTACCTAcgaaattaattctttttttaagtAGAAGTTCGATTTATATTGTGCAGGCTACACCATACCCAAAGGGTGGAAGTTCTTGACATTCTTGTGGAGTTTTAATATGGATCCTAATACTTATGACAATCCTATGGAATTTAATCCTTCAAGATGGGATGTAAGTGACATGCACTTTAATTTGTTCATGAATTTTCTTCTCCTAGTCAATGTCCATGTAATCCAAAGCTCGGGTTCAACCAAACTTCGTAGCTTTGTCTTAGACTGGGTTCAACCGGTCCTAAACCTccatataattaaaattttgaatccGTCTCTATCTCAAACCTCTAAATTTCGCATCCTGAATGCGCATATGCAGGATATGGAAACCAAGCCAGCCTCCTATTTTCCATTTGGAGTAGGCCCTAAAATGTGCCCTGGATCCAATGTGGCCAGGCTTTCACTTTCAGTAATTCTTCATTACTTTCTACTCAGCTACAGGTAATAGTTCTTTCACTAATCATTCtgaaatttttatgtatttattatataaaattggAAAACAAAAATGATTTTAACTACTCATTAAACCATATGACGATTTAATTAATCGATTTGATGTGCAGGTTTGAGCAGGCTGATCCAGATCAGAGCAAAACTAAGCCTCTTGATAATTGTATTGGAAAATTCAAGAAGCTTTCAGCATAATATGAATGGCAACTTCAGCTTTAATTTTCCATTACTCCTTTGCCATGCTAATGTGAATCTTAAATTGGCCTTTTTCATAGAAATTAGTTATATGTAATCTTGAAAATGACGAGCTTGAATTTGTAACGTGAACCGATTTTATCAATAATGAAGTTGCAGTCTAGTGGTCCTTTTGTGCCTACTTCTTCATCAAATTTGCTTAGTGAAAAAAGTTGTACAGTTTGTTTTTAGTTGGACCCTTTATTGAAAGTACTTTTAATTGTCTGATTTCATTTTATGAAATCAATGAAAAGTTTACATTATCCTTATTATTTAATGATTATATAAAATACTAAtagttaaatataaatttttaaatcataattaataagatttatttaataaaataaatctttaataaatatttttttaatgagagTGTCAAGTCGACATAGGCCTACGGAGGGAGTATCCTCAAAGGCTAATCACTTTGAAATTAAATAAACCTGTTAAGTGCTCAAATtttaatgcaaaaaataaattaaatagtttGGATGACTTTGTAAATAAAACACTTATAGTTGAGTGAATTTTGAAGTATAAATTAAAGTTGAATGATTTTCTGAGTAAAACAACTATAATTGAGTATTTCTTTAAAGTAaagatcaaagttgagtgacagataaaaaattatacttgAGTGACCATTTGGATTACTAACTCAGTCGTTCAGCTCTCtgttttttatttctgatatgaACGTCTAA is a genomic window containing:
- the LOC107853307 gene encoding beta-amyrin 11-oxidase, with translation MEFDSVLLYTALGVGILTLCNMLKHVNGLFYTIKFCSSKYHLPPGDMGWPFIGNMILFMKSFKTYGNPGSFVSYFVTKFGPVGMYKAYLFGSPSIIVTTPEVCKKIFMDDDNFDRGKSNSASSTASNQEDKRLRRITTVHIRTHGSLSFYFDRINEIVKNSLEKFAAKEEAIYVFPELKKPAFEVLMLILIGGYETSQKLLDVVFEETAILIRGFHGMPINIPGFAYNRAMKAQGVITQMFKMILDERKLMIAENKVRPVSNMLDMMLDAQDIDGGKGLSDDTIVGLLLQYTFAGYESVAKVASKTIMHLEKHPDILHKAKEEQEEIVRRRPSSSAGLNFDEIRQMKYLSKVLDETLRVNSLIPIFRVAKTTVNLNGYTIPKGWKFLTFLWSFNMDPNTYDNPMEFNPSRWDDMETKPASYFPFGVGPKMCPGSNVARLSLSVILHYFLLSYRFEQADPDQSKTKPLDNCIGKFKKLSA